From the genome of Moritella sp. F3, one region includes:
- a CDS encoding tellurite resistance TerB family protein, producing the protein MNSSKLFQQLLSEGKQLLEKNSGKLSSQNINVESAKKMASGFGGGLVSGGILGTLLGSKKGRNYAGKAAKVGGVAALGGAAYYAYQKWQSDQKVAPASQASNQVNSTSFQNQAELTSEPVLQCNTDLLLDAMIGAARADGHIDAEEHQAIIIKLNGLGIDDGTNQLIEAALAKPLDPAALAARITSIEQACEVYLISYAVIDVDHFMEKAYLQELEKHLNLPPALIQELKQQLGV; encoded by the coding sequence ATGAATAGCAGCAAATTATTTCAACAATTACTGAGCGAAGGTAAACAGCTATTAGAGAAAAATAGCGGTAAATTAAGCAGCCAAAATATCAATGTTGAATCAGCTAAAAAAATGGCATCAGGATTTGGTGGTGGACTTGTTTCAGGCGGTATCTTAGGTACTCTTTTAGGTAGCAAAAAAGGCCGTAACTATGCAGGTAAAGCGGCAAAAGTAGGCGGCGTAGCAGCGCTGGGTGGCGCGGCTTATTATGCTTATCAAAAGTGGCAATCAGATCAGAAGGTCGCTCCTGCAAGCCAGGCATCGAATCAGGTAAACTCGACATCATTCCAAAATCAGGCTGAATTAACTTCAGAGCCGGTATTACAGTGTAATACCGACTTGTTACTTGATGCCATGATTGGCGCTGCGAGAGCTGACGGACACATAGACGCTGAAGAACATCAAGCTATTATCATCAAGTTAAACGGCCTAGGTATCGATGATGGCACGAATCAACTCATTGAAGCTGCACTTGCGAAGCCATTGGATCCCGCTGCGTTAGCGGCAAGAATTACCTCGATAGAACAAGCCTGTGAAGTGTATTTAATTTCGTACGCGGTTATCGATGTTGACCACTTCATGGAAAAAGCATATCTGCAGGAATTAGAAAAACACTTGAATCTCCCGCCAGCGTTAATTCAAGAACTGAAACAGCAGCTTGGTGTATAG
- the pta gene encoding phosphate acetyltransferase: MLIPVGVGVGVTSVSLGMVRAFERNGLNVNFFKPVAQPRQGEKGPELSTEIIRQGTNASPATPFTLSHAEKLIGAGKTDVLLEDIVERFESHMVDAEIVVVEGLVPTSKQPFANDVNYNIAKALDAEMVFVTNPGTDSSEQLKDRLEIACSNFGGSKNKNIIGCVINKVGAPLDEAGRSRPDLAEMFEANTGNASHNLEVLQVFGKSPMPILGCIPWSAELIAPRAKDLAKHLNAEILNEGEIEERRLVGITFCARSIPNMLEHFRPGGLLVTSGDRADVIVAACLAAMNGVKVGALLLTGDVRPDESVLKLCQQAMATGLPIMLTPTNTWQTALTLQNFNLDIPADDKQRIEAVQEYIASHIDKQWIETLTVGTQRTRRLSPPAFRYQLTELARQAKKRVVLPEGEEPRTIEAANICAERGIAIPVLVGNPAEIKRVAESQGIVLCDGVEIVDPVTCREKYVAPMVELRKAKGLTEVVAREQLQDSVVLATMMLEQAEVDGLVSGAVHTTANTIRPALQLIKTAPGSNLVSSIFFMLLPDQVLVYGDCAINPDPNADQLADIAIQSADSAKAFGIEPRVAMISYSTGSSGQGSDVEKVREATKLAQERRPDLIIDGPLQYDAAIMENVAKSKAPNSPVAGKATVFVFPDLNTGNTTYKAVQRSANLISIGPMLQGMRKPVNDLSRGALVDDIVYTIALTAIQAKQLSN; this comes from the coding sequence ATGCTTATCCCAGTTGGCGTAGGCGTAGGCGTAACTTCTGTTAGTCTAGGTATGGTTCGTGCGTTTGAACGCAACGGCCTAAACGTTAACTTTTTCAAACCTGTTGCTCAACCTCGCCAAGGCGAAAAAGGTCCAGAGCTTTCAACTGAAATTATCCGTCAAGGAACGAATGCATCACCTGCAACACCGTTCACTTTATCACACGCTGAAAAATTAATCGGTGCTGGTAAAACTGACGTACTTCTTGAAGATATCGTTGAACGTTTCGAATCGCACATGGTTGATGCTGAAATCGTTGTTGTTGAAGGTCTAGTACCAACATCAAAACAGCCATTTGCTAACGATGTTAACTACAACATCGCTAAAGCACTTGACGCTGAAATGGTATTTGTGACTAACCCTGGCACAGATTCTTCAGAACAACTTAAAGATCGTTTAGAGATCGCTTGTTCTAACTTCGGCGGCAGCAAAAACAAAAACATCATTGGTTGTGTGATCAACAAAGTTGGCGCACCACTTGATGAAGCTGGTCGTAGCCGTCCAGATCTTGCAGAAATGTTTGAAGCAAACACAGGTAATGCTAGCCATAACCTAGAAGTGCTACAAGTATTTGGCAAAAGCCCAATGCCTATCCTGGGTTGTATCCCATGGAGCGCAGAGCTAATTGCACCACGTGCAAAAGATCTAGCTAAACACTTAAATGCTGAAATCCTAAACGAAGGCGAAATCGAAGAACGTCGTCTAGTGGGTATCACTTTCTGTGCACGTTCTATCCCGAACATGCTTGAGCACTTCCGTCCAGGTGGCTTATTAGTTACTTCTGGCGATCGTGCTGACGTTATTGTTGCTGCATGTCTTGCTGCAATGAACGGCGTCAAAGTTGGCGCATTACTATTAACTGGTGATGTTCGTCCAGACGAAAGCGTATTAAAACTTTGTCAACAAGCGATGGCAACTGGTTTACCAATCATGTTGACGCCGACAAACACTTGGCAGACTGCATTAACGCTTCAAAACTTCAATCTTGATATCCCTGCAGATGACAAACAGCGCATCGAAGCGGTTCAAGAATACATCGCAAGTCATATCGACAAGCAATGGATTGAAACGTTAACAGTTGGTACACAGCGTACTCGTCGTCTATCACCACCTGCATTCCGTTACCAGTTAACAGAATTAGCACGTCAAGCGAAGAAACGTGTTGTTCTTCCTGAAGGTGAAGAACCACGTACAATTGAAGCGGCTAACATTTGTGCTGAACGCGGTATCGCGATCCCAGTACTTGTGGGTAACCCTGCTGAAATTAAACGTGTTGCAGAAAGCCAAGGTATCGTGCTTTGTGACGGTGTTGAAATTGTAGATCCAGTAACATGTCGTGAAAAATATGTTGCTCCTATGGTTGAACTGCGTAAAGCGAAAGGCCTTACTGAAGTAGTAGCACGTGAACAACTACAAGATAGTGTTGTTCTTGCGACTATGATGTTAGAACAAGCTGAAGTTGATGGTCTTGTATCTGGTGCCGTTCACACGACAGCAAACACAATCCGTCCAGCACTACAGTTGATCAAAACGGCACCGGGTTCAAACCTAGTATCTTCGATCTTCTTTATGTTGCTACCAGATCAAGTGTTAGTGTACGGTGATTGTGCAATTAACCCTGATCCAAATGCTGACCAACTAGCTGATATCGCAATTCAATCTGCTGATTCTGCTAAAGCGTTCGGTATTGAACCTCGCGTTGCTATGATCTCTTACTCAACTGGTTCATCTGGCCAAGGTAGTGATGTAGAGAAAGTGCGTGAAGCAACTAAACTTGCACAAGAACGTCGCCCAGATCTAATCATCGACGGTCCATTACAGTACGATGCTGCTATTATGGAAAATGTTGCAAAAAGTAAAGCGCCAAACAGCCCTGTTGCTGGTAAAGCGACTGTATTTGTATTCCCAGATCTTAATACTGGTAACACAACTTACAAAGCGGTACAGCGTTCTGCAAACCTAATCTCTATTGGTCCAATGCTGCAAGGCATGCGTAAACCAGTAAATGATTTATCACGTGGCGCATTAGTAGACGATATCGTTTACACAATCGCGCTAACAGCAATTCAAGCTAAGCAATTAAGCAACTAG
- a CDS encoding acetate kinase, protein MNKLVLVLNCGSSSLKFAVLDSVSGDEKLSGLAECFNLENARIKWKLDGNKGTADLGAGASHKEAVAYIVNNILKDQKEMSDAIVAIGHRVVHGGEKFTSSVIIDESVMQGIEDCATLAPLHNPAHLIGIRAAQAAFPTLPQVAVFDTAFHQSMPEKAYLYALPYKLYRDNGIRRYGMHGTSHLFIGREAAALLGQKVEETNIINCHLGNGASVCAIKDGKSVDTSMGMTPLEGLVMGTRSGDLDPSIINHLVTQCNYTLAEVNSMLNNESGLLGVSEISSDCRAIEDGHAEGKVGAVRAMELSCYRLAKYIASYAAALGRIDAIVFTGGIGENSDVIRSLVLNQLSIFGIEVDETANTAARFGSEGTITTANSKIKAMVISTNEELVIAQDAVSLI, encoded by the coding sequence ATGAATAAACTCGTTCTAGTTCTAAACTGTGGTAGCTCTTCTCTTAAATTTGCAGTTCTTGATTCAGTATCAGGTGATGAAAAATTATCTGGTCTTGCTGAATGCTTTAATTTAGAAAATGCACGTATCAAGTGGAAACTTGACGGCAACAAAGGCACTGCCGATCTAGGCGCAGGCGCTTCACATAAAGAAGCTGTAGCGTACATTGTAAATAACATTCTTAAAGACCAAAAAGAAATGAGCGATGCTATTGTAGCTATCGGTCATCGTGTTGTTCACGGCGGCGAAAAATTCACTTCATCAGTAATCATTGATGAATCAGTAATGCAAGGCATCGAAGACTGTGCAACTTTAGCACCGCTTCACAACCCGGCTCACCTAATCGGTATCCGTGCTGCACAAGCTGCATTCCCAACACTACCACAAGTTGCTGTATTTGATACTGCGTTCCACCAGTCTATGCCTGAAAAAGCATACCTATACGCTTTACCATACAAACTATACCGCGACAATGGCATCCGTCGTTACGGCATGCACGGTACTAGCCATCTATTCATTGGTCGTGAAGCTGCTGCGCTTCTTGGTCAAAAAGTTGAAGAAACTAACATCATCAACTGTCATCTTGGTAACGGCGCTTCTGTTTGTGCAATTAAAGATGGTAAATCAGTAGACACAAGCATGGGTATGACTCCACTTGAAGGTCTAGTAATGGGTACGCGTAGTGGTGATCTTGACCCAAGCATCATCAACCACCTTGTTACACAGTGTAACTACACACTTGCTGAAGTTAACAGCATGCTGAACAACGAAAGTGGCTTACTAGGTGTGTCTGAAATTTCTAGCGATTGCCGTGCTATCGAAGATGGCCATGCTGAAGGTAAAGTTGGCGCAGTACGCGCAATGGAACTTTCTTGCTACCGTCTAGCTAAATACATCGCTTCATACGCAGCTGCTTTAGGCCGTATCGACGCTATCGTATTTACTGGTGGTATCGGTGAGAACTCTGACGTTATCCGTTCACTAGTTCTTAACCAACTTTCTATCTTCGGTATCGAAGTAGATGAAACTGCAAATACAGCTGCACGTTTCGGTTCTGAAGGTACAATCACTACAGCAAACAGTAAAATTAAAGCTATGGTTATCTCTACTAATGAAGAACTAGTTATTGCACAAGACGCAGTAAGCTTAATCTAA
- the gltX gene encoding glutamate--tRNA ligase produces MTVKTRFAPSPTGYLHVGGARTALYSWLHAKSQGGEFVLRIEDTDLERSTQEAVDAILEGMKWAGLDWDEGPYFQTQRFDRYNELVDQLLAEDKAYKCYCSRERLDELREKQMAEKESPRYDGKCSHGDIADTGADFVVRFRNPKEGSVIVDDKIRGKVEFANKELDDLIIRRTDGSPTYNFCVVVDDWDMGITNVVRGEDHLNNTPRQINILKALGAPVPQYAHVAMILGDDGAKLSKRHGAVGVMQYRDDGYLPEALLNYLVRLGWSHGDQEIFSTEEMIKLFSLDDVNKAPSAFNTEKLQWVNQHYIKTLAPEYVATHLEWHMADQGIDTTNGPALAEIVKVLAERAKTLKELATSSRYFFEDYAEFDATAAKKHLRPVAKEALVKVQEKLAAIADWSDAEVLHAAINDTATELEVGMGKVGMPLRVAITGAGQSPSLDVTLKLIGKERSLAGIDKALAFIAARENA; encoded by the coding sequence ATGACTGTTAAGACTCGTTTTGCACCTAGCCCAACTGGCTACTTGCACGTAGGCGGCGCACGTACAGCGCTTTATTCTTGGTTACATGCAAAAAGCCAAGGTGGTGAATTTGTATTGCGTATCGAAGATACTGATTTAGAGCGTTCTACTCAAGAAGCGGTTGACGCGATCTTAGAAGGCATGAAATGGGCTGGTCTGGATTGGGATGAAGGTCCGTATTTCCAAACTCAACGTTTCGATCGTTACAACGAATTAGTTGATCAACTACTTGCAGAAGACAAAGCATACAAATGTTATTGTTCACGTGAGCGTCTTGATGAATTACGTGAAAAGCAAATGGCTGAAAAAGAAAGCCCACGTTACGATGGCAAATGTAGCCATGGTGACATTGCTGACACGGGTGCTGATTTCGTTGTGCGTTTCCGCAATCCGAAAGAAGGTTCTGTTATCGTTGATGACAAGATCCGTGGCAAAGTTGAATTTGCTAATAAAGAATTAGATGATCTGATCATCCGCCGTACAGACGGTTCACCAACATACAACTTCTGTGTTGTTGTTGATGACTGGGATATGGGTATTACTAATGTTGTTCGTGGTGAAGATCACCTGAACAATACACCACGTCAAATCAACATCCTAAAAGCACTAGGTGCGCCAGTTCCACAGTACGCTCACGTTGCAATGATCTTAGGTGATGACGGCGCTAAACTATCTAAGCGTCATGGCGCTGTAGGTGTGATGCAATACCGTGATGACGGTTACCTACCTGAAGCACTACTAAACTATTTAGTACGTTTAGGTTGGTCACATGGCGATCAAGAAATCTTCAGCACTGAAGAAATGATCAAACTGTTTAGCTTAGACGATGTAAACAAAGCGCCTTCAGCGTTTAATACAGAGAAGCTACAATGGGTAAACCAACATTACATTAAAACACTAGCACCTGAATATGTTGCAACTCACCTAGAGTGGCACATGGCAGACCAAGGCATCGATACGACTAACGGTCCAGCACTAGCTGAAATCGTTAAAGTACTTGCTGAACGTGCTAAGACACTAAAAGAACTTGCGACTTCTAGCCGTTACTTCTTTGAAGACTACGCTGAATTTGATGCAACTGCGGCGAAGAAACACTTACGCCCAGTAGCTAAAGAAGCGCTAGTTAAAGTTCAAGAAAAACTAGCTGCGATTGCAGATTGGAGCGATGCTGAAGTATTACATGCTGCAATTAACGATACTGCGACTGAGCTTGAAGTGGGTATGGGTAAAGTTGGTATGCCTCTACGTGTTGCTATTACTGGTGCCGGTCAATCACCGTCATTAGATGTAACATTAAAGCTTATCGGCAAAGAACGTAGCCTTGCTGGTATCGACAAAGCGTTAGCATTTATTGCTGCACGTGAAAACGCCTAA
- the rlmA gene encoding 23S rRNA (guanine(745)-N(1))-methyltransferase, which produces MNNFCPTYLCPICAGPLSLQDKSLACEQRHQFDLAKEGYVNLLPVQNKKSKNPGDNKEMMQARREFLDQGFYQSLSDKVNSIAKQALSTVEAPNILDLGCGEGYYTHRLAQVMSNSDTTSNAIPQIAGLDISKSAVRYAAKRYKSISFCVASAYATPFADASQDLVTRIYAPSQDAELARIVKVDGYLITVTPAAEHLFELKQKIYQTPEKHDMTVEDIAGFDVIEQQRLTDVITLTQAKDSKNLLEMTPLAWKMNDEQKAALYAADLTLTLDFNITLYKRTA; this is translated from the coding sequence ATGAACAACTTTTGCCCTACCTACCTTTGCCCTATCTGCGCGGGTCCATTATCCCTGCAAGATAAAAGTCTCGCTTGCGAGCAACGCCATCAATTTGATCTCGCAAAAGAAGGTTACGTAAACTTACTGCCGGTACAAAACAAAAAATCGAAAAACCCTGGTGATAACAAAGAAATGATGCAAGCGCGTCGTGAGTTTCTCGATCAAGGCTTCTATCAATCTCTGTCGGATAAGGTCAATAGCATTGCTAAGCAGGCGTTAAGCACTGTTGAAGCCCCGAACATCCTTGACCTAGGTTGTGGCGAAGGTTATTACACCCACCGCTTAGCGCAAGTAATGTCTAATTCTGATACAACTAGCAATGCCATACCACAAATCGCGGGGCTGGATATTTCTAAATCAGCGGTCCGCTATGCGGCAAAACGCTATAAGAGTATTAGCTTTTGTGTGGCAAGCGCGTACGCGACTCCTTTTGCTGATGCCAGCCAAGATTTAGTCACACGTATTTACGCGCCATCACAAGATGCTGAACTAGCCCGTATTGTCAAAGTTGACGGTTACTTAATCACAGTAACGCCTGCTGCTGAGCATTTGTTTGAGTTAAAACAAAAGATTTATCAAACACCTGAAAAGCATGACATGACGGTGGAAGACATTGCAGGATTTGACGTGATTGAACAACAGCGTTTAACGGATGTGATCACTCTTACGCAAGCCAAAGACAGCAAGAACTTATTAGAAATGACGCCGCTGGCGTGGAAAATGAATGATGAGCAAAAAGCAGCGCTCTACGCGGCTGACTTAACCCTTACGTTAGACTTTAATATCACCCTGTATAAACGTACCGCTTAG
- a CDS encoding class I SAM-dependent methyltransferase translates to MTVAMSEADVKLPLEFIDFSAVAEDACRLFHGRGHTYAGFEHMNIDWLSPVALITLYKEEENEYLMLLAEALQAQLGEQCKTVLVQFRCRERAPTSLFLGEECNRTEITENGMTFNLEFGRAQNTGLFLDMANGRQWVKEQSENANVLNLFSYTCAFSVAALAGGADKVMNVDLSRTSLTMGRDNHRSNGHDLKKVKFEGVDIFKSYGRLRKHGPYDLLISDPPSFQKGSVDIKRDYSKIIKRIPQLMKPGGKVMLCLNAPELGEQFLFDNVAEHCPDCVFQEQLPTPAVFKEAEAGKGLKVLIFIYSPKAE, encoded by the coding sequence GTGACTGTCGCTATGTCTGAGGCTGATGTGAAATTGCCGCTTGAATTTATTGATTTTTCTGCGGTTGCAGAAGATGCTTGTCGCTTGTTCCATGGTCGTGGCCATACGTATGCTGGTTTTGAGCATATGAACATTGATTGGTTGTCACCAGTTGCACTTATTACGTTATACAAAGAAGAAGAAAACGAGTATTTGATGCTGCTAGCTGAAGCGCTACAAGCACAACTTGGCGAGCAGTGTAAAACGGTTTTAGTGCAATTCCGTTGTCGTGAACGCGCGCCGACATCATTATTCCTTGGTGAAGAGTGTAATCGTACTGAAATTACTGAAAATGGCATGACCTTCAATCTTGAGTTTGGGCGTGCGCAAAACACTGGCTTGTTCCTTGATATGGCCAATGGCCGTCAGTGGGTTAAAGAGCAGTCTGAAAATGCTAACGTATTGAACTTGTTTTCTTATACGTGTGCTTTCTCTGTGGCCGCATTAGCGGGCGGGGCAGATAAAGTGATGAATGTTGATCTTAGCCGCACATCACTGACGATGGGTCGTGATAATCACCGCAGTAACGGTCATGATCTTAAGAAGGTTAAATTTGAAGGTGTTGATATCTTTAAATCATATGGCCGTTTACGTAAGCATGGTCCTTATGATTTGTTAATTTCTGATCCACCGTCGTTCCAGAAAGGCAGTGTCGATATCAAACGTGATTACAGCAAGATCATTAAACGTATCCCGCAGTTAATGAAGCCGGGTGGTAAAGTGATGTTATGTTTGAACGCTCCTGAATTGGGTGAGCAGTTCTTATTTGATAATGTTGCTGAGCATTGCCCTGATTGCGTGTTCCAAGAACAACTGCCAACACCAGCTGTGTTTAAAGAAGCTGAAGCGGGCAAAGGCCTTAAAGTATTAATCTTCATTTACTCGCCAAAAGCGGAGTAA
- the pflA gene encoding pyruvate formate lyase 1-activating protein, with amino-acid sequence MSLIKPIDSTELCSTVGRIHSTESFGSVDGPGIRYIVFMQGCLMRCLYCHNRDSWDLHSGKETTVDELMRELVSYKAFMLATGGGVTASGGEAMLQPEFVRDFFIAAQAEGVNTCLDTNGYIRKYTDVIDEVLDVSDLVMLDLKQMNDKIHQELAGVSNKRTLEFAEYLAKRDQKTWIRYVVVPGFTDDDASAHELGKFIQHMNNIEKVELLPYHELGLHKWKTMGFDYPLDGVPPPSKDTMDRIQAILLEYKDNVIY; translated from the coding sequence ATGTCGCTTATTAAGCCTATTGATTCTACTGAGTTATGTAGCACTGTCGGACGCATTCATTCTACCGAATCTTTTGGCTCTGTAGATGGACCAGGTATTCGTTACATCGTTTTCATGCAAGGCTGCTTAATGCGTTGCTTGTATTGTCACAACCGTGATTCATGGGATTTACATTCAGGTAAAGAAACCACCGTTGATGAATTAATGCGTGAACTGGTTTCATACAAGGCATTTATGCTCGCTACAGGTGGTGGTGTCACTGCATCAGGTGGTGAAGCAATGCTCCAACCTGAGTTTGTCCGTGATTTTTTCATCGCGGCCCAAGCTGAAGGTGTTAATACTTGCTTAGATACCAACGGCTATATTCGTAAATACACCGATGTTATTGATGAAGTGCTCGATGTCAGTGATTTAGTCATGCTTGATCTAAAGCAAATGAACGACAAGATCCACCAAGAACTCGCTGGCGTCAGTAATAAACGTACCCTTGAATTTGCCGAGTACTTAGCCAAGCGCGATCAAAAAACATGGATCCGTTATGTTGTGGTACCAGGTTTTACCGATGATGATGCATCTGCACATGAATTAGGTAAGTTTATTCAACACATGAATAATATTGAAAAAGTAGAATTGCTGCCTTATCACGAATTAGGCCTGCACAAATGGAAAACAATGGGCTTTGATTACCCCCTTGACGGTGTGCCGCCGCCAAGCAAAGACACCATGGACCGCATTCAAGCTATCTTATTAGAATATAAAGATAATGTAATTTATTAA
- the yfbV gene encoding terminus macrodomain insulation protein YfbV, with the protein MGVFKDTLYKGQHYMTRWPMKKELAALFPENRIIAATQLGFKTMPPLAILTVMMQYLYGNMQQLPASIAIALLLITLPMQGLYWLGKRSSELLPVSLATWYRELYQGLVTQGCELEPAAKNPHYSELADILESAFKRMDKAFMAK; encoded by the coding sequence ATGGGTGTGTTTAAAGATACGCTTTATAAAGGTCAACATTATATGACGCGTTGGCCGATGAAAAAAGAATTGGCAGCCCTTTTTCCTGAAAATAGAATTATTGCTGCGACTCAGCTTGGCTTTAAGACAATGCCGCCATTAGCAATTTTAACGGTAATGATGCAATACCTTTATGGTAATATGCAACAATTGCCAGCAAGTATTGCGATTGCATTATTATTGATTACTTTACCGATGCAGGGTTTGTATTGGTTAGGCAAACGTTCTAGCGAGCTATTACCTGTTTCACTTGCGACTTGGTATCGAGAGTTATATCAAGGATTAGTGACGCAAGGTTGCGAACTTGAACCTGCAGCAAAAAATCCACATTACAGTGAATTGGCTGACATTTTAGAAAGTGCATTTAAGCGGATGGACAAAGCCTTTATGGCAAAATAA
- a CDS encoding AI-2E family transporter, producing the protein MKLILNENSQMRNLVMIAAVIIILGGIKIATPIIIPFLLAIFIAIICNPLVELITRCRIPRAIAIFVVLIIAILIGLTITSVIGSSVQQLTSNIGDYQSQIKGHYGDLVVFLNKYNIQISSDTLLEYFNPGTAVTMVSSMVSSLSGVMANIFLILLTVVFMLFEGDVLPKKLHLMFKDPDFKLAQLDKFLDSVNKYVAIKTLVSIATGISVGLMLFIMDVDFYLLWGLIAFLLNYVPNIGSLIAAVPAVILTTLQLGLPQAGAVAAGYVTINLIMGNVVEPRFMGKGLGLSTLIVFLSLIFWGWLLGLVGMLLAVPLTMIVKIGLETINEQNWMSILISSDVDVKK; encoded by the coding sequence ATGAAACTAATTCTAAACGAAAATAGCCAAATGCGTAATTTGGTGATGATAGCGGCGGTGATCATTATTCTCGGTGGTATTAAAATAGCCACACCGATTATTATCCCATTCTTACTGGCGATATTTATTGCCATTATCTGTAATCCATTGGTCGAGTTGATTACGCGTTGCCGTATACCTCGGGCAATTGCTATTTTTGTTGTATTGATTATTGCCATCCTGATTGGCCTTACTATTACCAGCGTGATTGGTTCAAGCGTGCAGCAACTTACCAGTAATATCGGCGACTACCAAAGTCAAATCAAAGGGCACTACGGCGATTTAGTGGTGTTCTTAAATAAATACAATATTCAAATATCATCAGATACTTTATTAGAATACTTTAACCCTGGTACGGCGGTTACTATGGTATCTAGCATGGTGAGCAGCTTATCTGGGGTGATGGCTAATATTTTTCTGATCTTGTTAACGGTTGTATTTATGCTGTTTGAAGGTGATGTATTACCGAAGAAATTACATTTAATGTTCAAAGACCCTGATTTTAAATTAGCCCAGTTAGATAAGTTTTTAGATTCGGTGAACAAGTACGTCGCGATCAAAACTTTAGTCAGTATTGCGACAGGTATTTCAGTTGGTTTAATGCTGTTTATAATGGACGTTGATTTCTATCTGTTATGGGGATTGATTGCCTTCCTACTTAACTACGTACCTAATATCGGTTCTTTAATTGCTGCTGTACCGGCGGTGATCTTAACTACCTTACAACTCGGTTTACCACAAGCTGGTGCGGTCGCTGCTGGTTATGTGACGATTAATTTGATCATGGGTAACGTTGTTGAACCTCGCTTCATGGGCAAAGGGCTTGGATTATCAACCTTAATTGTTTTCTTATCATTAATCTTCTGGGGCTGGTTACTTGGCCTTGTCGGTATGTTACTCGCTGTACCACTGACGATGATTGTGAAAATTGGTTTAGAAACCATTAATGAGCAAAATTGGATGTCGATACTGATCAGTAGTGATGTCGATGTGAAAAAATAA